The following nucleotide sequence is from Catonella massiliensis.
ATCTGCTACAGTATCATTATAATTGCAAGACTAAATATTGTCATCTATTATATAAAAAAGATTTGAACCATACCATATATAGGCTACTGGGATTACAGCTTCAGGCTAACACAAAAATCTGCTGAAAGCTTGATATAATCCGATTTTTGCCTTATAATAAGTGGGATTACTTAATTTTAAATTAAGACCGTAAAGAATAGATTGAGAGAGGTACGAGATGAAAAAGAATAAACTCATTCCATTTTCACTGTTGTTTATTGCCCTTGTGTTTTTAGAGCTATTTTGCATAGTTAAATACTCCGATGTTTACTATTTCCCACTATGTGTTGGGCTTACCCTCATTGGCTCGGCTTATCTTCTTTTGACGGAAATAGATAATGTTGTCACCACATTTCTCAAAAATAAGGAAAAAGCTTCTATGCCCGATGAGGACACTATCGCACGGAGGGAAGAGGCTTCTAAGATTGCTAAGGCTACGTATGTGCTTGAAAAGAGAATCCTCAATCTCTTAGATGAGAGAATTCTTTCTCCTGAGGAAAACATGGAGAATCTTAGTACTCTCGAGGGTGAAATAGTACATGCCATTAAGGCTTCCATCAAATACGGAAGAGATAATACCAATCATTTATCAGAGGTTATTGCTGAAGCTTCTACAGCTGCTGATTATGAAGATATTCTTGCTAAACTAGACGAGCTCATACTTGTATTAAAGAATAATCAGATTGTACCAAGTACAGTTCAGTCACCTGTTCAACAGGTTAATTATGAAGAAGTACCTGTAGAGCCTATAATGACAGAGGCAGAAACAGCAGTTGAAGAACCGATTATCGAAGCCGTAGATATGCCTGAGTTTGTAGATACTTTAACAGCCGAAACAACATCTGAGGAGCCTGGCGCTACTGAAATCGAGCCTGAATTTGCTTCTGAGCTTGAGCCTGAACCTGTAGCTGGAGCCAATGCTGTTTCTGAACCTTCTACAGCTCCGGTTGACAGCGACCCTAACAAGCCTATGAGTCCTGATGAGATTGCTGCTCTTATTGCTGCGGCAGAGGCTGAATCTGCACCTGAACCTGAGCCTGCTCCTGCTCCTGTTGCTACAGCTCCTGTTGACAGCGACCCTAACAAGCCTATGAGCCCTGATGAAATCGCTGCTCTTATCGCTGCTGCTGAAGCTCAGTCTGAACCTGAAATCGAGGCTGCTCCTGAGCCTACCCCTACAGCTCCGATTGACAGCGATCCTAACAAACCTATGAGCCCTGAGGATATCGCTGCTCTTATCGCTGCTACAGAAGCTCAGTCTGAACCTGAAATCGAAGTTGCTCCTGAGCCTGCCCCTACAGCTCCGGTTGACAGCGACCCTAACAAGCCTATGAGCCCTGAGGATATCGCTGCTCTTATTGCTGCTACAGAAGCTCAGTCTGAACCTGAAATCGAGGCCGCTCCTGAGCCTGCCCCTACAGCTCCGGTTGACAGCGACCCTAATAAGCCTATGAGCCCTGAGGATATCGCTGCTCTTATCGCTGCTGCTGAAGCTCAGTCTGAACCTGAAATTGAGATAGAGTCAACCCTTGAGCCTGTTGCTCAGGTTGACAGTGATCCTAACAAACCTATGAGTCCTGAGGAAATAGAGGCTTTAATTGCCGCTACTGAATCAGGGGCTGCTGTTGAAATAGAGCCTACTCCTGAGCCTGCCACTCCTGTGGTAGATGACCCTAACAAGCAGATGAGCCCTGAAGATATAGCTGCTTTATTTGCCTCATCTAACCTTGAGCTTGAGCCTGAGCCAAGTGCTGCTAAGCCTAAGACTGCGATTGAAGCCCTTTCAAAGCACGAGCCTTCTCCTGCTTCAGACGATCCTAATAAGCCAATGAGTCCTGATGATATCGCAGCCTTGATTGCATCCCTAGGACAATAAATTTTTTGGAGATAAAATGAGATATATAGTTTTTGACCTTGAATGGAATCAGGGACACCCCTCAAAGGAAGGAGCCAACAGGTCTCTTCCTTTTGAGGTAATTGAGATTGGTGCTGTGAAGCTAGACGAGAATTTTAACATTATCGACTCTTTTCACAGAGTAATAAAACCGGTTGTATATCCTGTTCTATTTAAGTATACAAGAGAGATTATTTCGCTAACTGAGAGAGAGCTCTCAATGGGAACTGATTTTGTAACTGCCTGTAAAGAATTTTTAAGGTGGTGTAGAAAAGGAGACAGAAATTACTTTTTTGCTACCTGGGGAACCCTTGATTTACTTGAGTTCCAGAGAAATATGGCGTATTACAATATACATAACGGGTTCCCAAGACCTTTGTACTATTTTAATGTGCAATACCTGTTTAATATATTTATTGGAAAATATGACGAGAGTGCAATTTCACTTGAAAATGCAATCAGGCACCTTAGAATAAGAGAAGATAAGGCCTTTCACAGTGCCATTTCCGATGCACAATACACTGCTGAAATCCTTCAGATTATCAGTGGTATAAATGTATTTTTATATCCGTCAGTTGATACCTATAAGTTCCCTCTTAATAAAAAGCAAGAGGTAGACATCGTCTATCCCGATCACAGACTGAGTGTCAGCATGGCCTATAAGTCTAAGGAGGACTTAAAAAGGGAAGCTGATAGAGAGCCTTACTGCTGCCATATCTGTGGTAACCGTCTACGTCAGCTTGTTCCCTGGTATTCTCCCAACTCAAAGAACTACTATTATGTTGGAGAATGCAAGTATCATGGCTATATGAAAGGCAAAAGACTAATTAAAAATCCTGATGACCATCATTATTTCGCAGTATCAACTCTTAGGTCTCTTTCTAAAGAACAGGCAGTAACTATGATTAATAACTACAAGAGTAGAAAAAATAATCCATAAGACAAAAATATTTCAGAAATTTCATACAAATCGAGTGAGAGGTAGATAATCGTTTTATCTACCTCCTCAGTTTTATATTCGCCTATTTCAATATAGGCAGGTCAATTGTAAATAGAGTGAACTCTCCCGGATTGCTAGCCACTTCTATATATCCTTCCACGCTTTCAATTATATTTTTGACTATGGAAAGTCCCAGTCCCAGAGAATTTTTATTAGATGTCCTTGATTTATCCGCCTTATATAATGGGATAAAAATCTTGCTTATATCCTCCTTACCTATTCCCATTCCATTATCCTTAAATTCTATTTTTACTCTATCATCAGAGCATGTTACATTGATTTCAATTTGCAAGATTGTTTTATTGTTGTACTTTACAGCATTTGCAAAAATGTTCTCAATTATAGTCTCTAATTCTCTGTAGCTTAAATTTAACCTAATTTCTTTAGTAATACTGTTATTATAATTAAATATGCCTGTAGACGGCTTAATTGAGTTCATTAAATCATAAACAATTTTATCGAAAGCCTCTTTTAATATAATACTCTCCTTAAAATCGTGATTATTTTTGTTATACACACTATAATTTTTTAAGGATTTTATTCTTTCATCCAATTGCCTTATCTTGTCGTTTATTACTTCTATATACTCGCTCTGCTTTTCTTTTGTATTCGCAATCCCATCACTTATTCCATCAATATGTGATTGGATTACAGATAGAGGGGTAGATAAGTCGTGTGTTATAGATGCAATTAAATCATCCCTCTCTTCTTTCTCTATTATTTCCTTTTCTCTATACTCTTTAAGTGAAGTAATCATTTGATTAAAATTGTCGGCAAGAGCGCCAATTTCATCTTCTCTATCCACTTCAATATATGCATCATAGTTTCCTTCACTTACTTGTTTAACACTTTCTACAAGTACATGAATAGGTTTAATGATAACCTTATCTACATATGCCAAGAAAATAAATAGGACAATAAAAATAGGTAACCCAATTAAGATTGCCAGTCCTGTCAGTGACAATATTACACTATTAGGCTCTTTTTCAGGTATGCCTGTTAACAATAATACTGCTATTGTAATTATTAAAATCGATAATACAAATGTTGTTAAATTCTTCTTTATTGATTTAGTTTTCAAATTTATAACCTACTCCCCATACTGTTAAAATGTGTTTTGGAGTTGCCGGATTTTCCTCTATTTTCTGACGGAGTCTATTTATAGTTACAGTTACAGTGTCAAGATCGCCAAAGCTGTCAAGTCCCCATACTCCCTCATATAAGTGTTCCCTCGTAAATACTTGTTTGGGATTTTTCGCTAAAAATAATAAAAGTTCAAATTCCTTTTTACTTAAATCCATATTTACGTTATTTTTTTCTACTTTATATTCTTTGATAAATATTCTTATATCCCCTACATCTATCACTTCCAAGTTGTCCTTGTTAAACACCTGACTTCTGCGTATCAGGGCATTAACCCTTGCGACCAATTCTTTTGGTCTAAAAGGTTTTGTCATATAATCATCAGCACCTAAATTAAGTCCCATAACTTTATCAAATTCATCTGTTTTAGCTGATAAAATCAATATCGGTATTACTGATGTCATCCTAACATTTTTACATATTTCATAACCATTCATCCCCGGCAGCATTAAATCAAGTATAAGTAATGAAGGTCTATATTTATTAAACACCTCTGTTACCTTGTCTCCTTCAGCACAAATTTCTACATCAAATAGCTCATTTTTTAGATAATCCTTTACCACATTTGCAAGAGCAGGCTCATCCTCTACAATCAAAATCCTATTCATTTTACCTCCTCATTTTAATATTTCCATCATCCGAAAGCAAAAAATATTAACGATAACCAGCACAACTGCGATTATCAATGATATCAAAATATAAATTACAGGTTCGAGTGAACCACTACCTATTATCATAAATGATGGCAATTTGTAAATGTATTTTATTAGAAATAAATATCTTGCTTTGTCCGGACTTATTATGCTAATAATATAATACAAAAATCCAATCCCCATTACAAGTGAGCTTTTTCTCACCAATAAGGATATAAATACCATAAGAATGCCAAATGATATAAGAGGGAAGATAATAGACAATTCACTAATAATCACAGTAATGATTGCTTCTATCCCTTGGATTTCCACTCCCTTAGTCAATATATTTTGTCCATCTAAAACTAATGTTGCCCCCTGTTTTAACAATACCTTACCCACAATATAAGACGATCCAATGTCAAAAACCACAAGTAAGATTATCCATATAATAAGACTTAACAACTTAGCTTTTATCAGTTTTTTTCTTTCCCCATTTACCATAATAGGAAGTTTTAGAATCCCCTTTTCATATTCTGAAGCTACTAAGTCTGTTGCCAAAAATATCGTAAAAAGTACCAAAAACAAAACTGTCCCCGGCACTGCCAGTAAAGGAAAAGATGCCCAGTTAATATCAGTATTTATTAATGGAATAGCTTTGGTAATATTAGATGCTAAAATAATAATAAAGAATAGATAATAGTATTTATTTTTCTTCTGTTTGTAAAATTCATATCTCAAGTATCCTGCCATACTGTCATCTCCCATCTAATAAATAATATCCTGTTTTTCAAGGTATATATTGTTTATTACTACCAGCATAAGACTTAAGAACAACGATATAAGGCTCAATCCTATACTTTCACTCTTAGTAATGCTTTCTATCATAGTAAATTTCATCCCTATTTCTGTGTTAAAAAGGAATATTAATCCTGTTACGGAAACTAAATTCGCAATAACCGCGTTTTTAAATATTATTCCTATGAGCATGGTAAATAACCCATAAGTGATAGATGGTAGGATTGTCATTCCATAAAGTATAAGTGTACTACTTATATCCGTCAGTATATTTACTTGAACTAGCTGTAAGCCTGTCATGTTTTTATAATAGACAAATGCAAATATATAACACATTAAAATAAATGCTAATGTTTCTATTGCTAAAAATATAATAAAGCTTAGCTGCTTTGATATTAAGTTCTTAATCCTTGAGGGCTCTCTTATAAGGCTTAGCTTCAATGTTCCGTCAACCAAATCTTTTGTCATCAGAAAACCAGCAAATATCGGTATATAAAACATTAAAATTTGTATATAAATTTCTACTAAACTTTTTGGAAATGTACATAGGCTATCACTTTTCCAGTCGCATAGTTTTGGATCATACATAATGATGTTTAACCATATTAATAATGCACCTGATAATAAAAATCCGGGTATAAGCTTAGACTTAAAGATTTTCTTATTTTCATTAGCCACCAAATTTATCATTTTTTTCACCTACTTTCTTAAAAAATAGTTCTTCAAGGTTTTCTACCTTATTATCGTTTATTAACGCACGTACTTCGCCCTCTATACATAGTTTCCCTGAATGTAAAATCCCTATTCTATTGCATATCCCTTCCATTTCATGAAGAAGATGAGAGGAGATTATAAATGTTTTGTCACATCTTTTTGCTAAAGATACTACAAGGTTATTTATTTCTTTCATTCCATATGGATCAAGGCCATTTGAAGGTTCATCTAAAATAATCAGCTTAGGATCACCAAGAAGTGCATTAGCTATTCCCAGTCTCTGTTTCATTCCCATAGAATATTCTTTGAACTTGTCTCTTCCTCTGTCTTTTAGTCCAACCAAGCCAAGCACGTTTTGAATGTCTAGGTCACTTACACCAGGCATAATTTTTGCCATTAATTCTAAATTTTCATATCCACTCATATTTTCATAGAATTTGGGGGCTTCAACCATAGCACCTATATTTTTTATAGCCTCATTTTTACCGTTTTTAATTGATTTTCCATTGATGATTATATCACCCGAATCAGCCTTGATAAGTGAAGTTATCATTCTTATAGTTGTGGTTTTACCCTCACCATTGGCGCCAAGAAAGCCATAAATATCCCCTTTGTATACGGTCATGTTCAAATTGTCAATAATCTTCCTTCTCCTGTAGGACTTATTCAGCTTTTGTATCTCAAGCATAATATCAGACATATCAATACCTCCTGTATTTTAATAAATGAATTATAGAAGATAAAGATAACAAAACTATAAAAATATCATAAATTAATAATTATAAGAATTTAAAAGAAGAAATCCGGCTTACCATTTAAGCCGGTTTCTTTTATTTATGCCTGTTTTATGTTTTTTGTATTTTCTCCTTGCTATACGGGTAGGTCTCCTGTAAATAAACAGATACCACATAAGCACCATAATGATGAGAAATGAGCATACTATCATAGCTATTGCCATTACCTTTGACTTCTTATTGTCCGTGCCCGTCTGCACACTGTTATCTACCGCCTCTGGCTTATTAAAAGAATAAGCCTTAGCGCTTGTATATATAAGCTCTGCATTTCCTATGCACTTGCCGTCATACATATATTCAATGCCACCGATACAGTTAGCTCCTACTGATATACCGCTTATATCATCTTCCTTAACCTGTGTAGTAACCCCGTTTATATCGCATTTCTTAGGCACAGCCAATGTAGCAGCCCCTGACACCGTAAACTGCGCTGTTGGGTCATTTTCAAGCACACTCGCATATACCTGCCCACCGCTCTCATTTAACTTAAGAGGTATCTTGTCTGCCTGTAACATCCTGAAGCGCTTAAATGTATAGTCTGCAAGCTTCTTGGTATTGGTGTACTCCACCTCTTTACTCTCAGCATTCATCACCACGCAGACTATGTCCATAGTACCTTTTTTTACATAAGAAACCAGGTTAAACTTGGCCTCGGTAGTATAGCCGGTCTTTCCCGCATAGCAGTATTCATAAGCATACTCAGGATGCTGCATAGGGTTAAAAAGCTGATGAGTGTTAGATAAAGGTCTTTTTTCCTTCATCAGATTAGTTTTAGGCAATACGTATTTTCTTGTACTTGCTATTTCCCTAAATGCATCGTTTTTAATGGCTGCTCTGGCGATCCTTGCAAGGTCTGCCGGGGTTGTGTAGTGCTCCTTTTCATATAGTCCGCTTGGATTGCAAAAATGAGTATGGGTACATCCAAGCTCCTTTGCCTTTTCGTTCATCATATCTGCAAAAGCTTCGATGCTTCCTGCCGTGTGGATAGCAAGAGCATTGGCAACCTCGTTAGCTGATGCAAGCATAAGACCATAGAGGCATTCTTTAAGAGTCAGCTTCTCTCCCGGAGTCATGCCTATACTTGAGCTTCCCCTATTTGCGGCTGCTATTGCTTCTTTGGTAAACTCCACCTTTTCATCAAGGGACTTTGCATGCTCTATCGCCAGTAAGGCTGTCATTATCTTGGTTGTACTTGCAGGATACCACTTCTTGTTCTCGTTCTTACCAAACAATATGGTTCCTGTAGCAAGGTCCATAACAACACCCTCTTTTGCTTTTATAGAGGGGCATTTAGGCCAGGATGAATTGTTCTCTGCAAGCACAGTATTTATATGTAAGCCTGAAAATAGGCTTACAATTATTAAAATTAGCGCAAAACTTCTTTTTATATATAAATTTTTCATGAATTTCTCCAAACTATTCGTCAAAAATAACTATTACCTTATATTTAACCATAGAAACGGCGCCATTTCAAGGGTAAATTATAAGAGGGAAAATCACTTGACAATCCCCTATATTTGTTGTAAAAACTCTTTAGCGATAAGAAAATAAGTTAAATGTGAGGTCATCATGAGATTAAGAAATGTACCGGGTTCCAGAGAAGACATAGCTAATAGCGAGTTCGTGATACAAAACCCTGAAAAGCACAGAGGTGAGATTGTATCCTTATTTCCATCTAAGCAGCCGCTCTTTATAGAAATAGGTATGGGCAAGGGGCAGTTCATAACTACTCTTGCTAAGAACAATCCGGATATAAACTACATTGGCATCGAGAAATATTCAAGTGTCCTAGTTAGAGCAATCGAAAAGCAGACAGAGCTTGAACTTCCTAATCTCAAGTTTATCCGTATGGATGCAGAGAATATAAATGATGTTTTTGCTGAAAATGAAGTGGATGGAATTTATCTTAATTTTTCCGATCCTTGGCCAAAGGACAGACATGCAAAGAGGAGGCTAACTTCAAGGCAGTTTTTTGCAAGATACGAAAAGCTCCTAAAGCCTGAAGGGAAAATCCAGTTTAAGACAGATAACTCTGCCCTTTTTGACTTTTCACTTGAAGAAGTTGAAGCTACCAATTTTAAGGCTACTGAAGTGTCCTACGACCTTCATAACAGCGAATGGAATGAAGGAAATGTTATGACTGAGTATGAGGAGAGATTTTCTGCGAAGGGGAACCCTATTAAGAGGGTGGTGTTTGTGAGAAGGTAAAAACAAGTACAGTATCAAGGTAAAATAAGTATGAAAGTCTTTGTCAGGATGTTCCTCCCTTTTATTATAACAACATATTTTAAAATATAGACTTATTTCATAGTCTCAAGAAAGGATACTGTCATCATGCAGACACTGAAAAACCAGAAATTTTACAAGCGACTAATAACCACATTTATTATCGTCAGTGTTCTTCCATGTATCCTTATCGGACTTTTTTCTAGTATTCTTGTAGATCGTGTAATACAGGACCGACTAATCCGCGAGGCTTCCCTTACTACTGAGAATGCTATTTCTTCTATTAGCGATCTCATTGCAAAATATACTGATGCACTTGAAAATTTCAGTATGAATGATTCTGTATTATCTCTCCTTTGTTCTTCAAATAAGGATGAATTACAGATTAAAACTATTTATTCTGAAATGTATAACATTCAGACTTCACTCCATCCTTCCGGAGATGTTCACATCATACGCTCATCTGACGATTTTACAATCTCTCTACATGGAACACCCAAACTCTATGATTATCCAAAAAATCAGAATTGGGGAAATATTGCCTTAGTTATATCCTTGGTAAATATTCCTCCTCCAAGTCCATACTCTGAATCATTTGCCATCTTAATTACATCTTCTGCATCTTTGAACTTGATAATTACGGCTACAGGTTCAAATATTTCTTCCCTTGCACCCTCATATAAAATGCATTTTTGTAATTTTGCACCCGCTTGGTGCAAAATTAATTCAAACGCTTTTCTATATCTTCAATCGAAGGAATCTTATCCCGCAATTCCTTTGCAATCTGATTTGATAATTTATACTCACTAACTCCCATAGGCTTATTTACATCTTGTAATGCATATTCTGCGACCATTCTATCTTTTCCTTTACAAAGCAAAAGCCCTATAGTCGGATTATCAGTGGGTGCTTTTAATTCACCATCAATCACAGATAAATAAAACGATAATTTTCCTGCAAACTCTGGCTCAAAATCTACAGTTTTCAATTCTACTACAAAATAACAATGCAATTTCACATTGTAAAAGAGCAAATCAATATAGAAATCTCTATTGCCAACTTTAATCGGATACTGTCTTCCCATAAATGCAAAGCCAGTTCCAAATTCAAGAAGTAATTTTGTAATCTGCTGAACTAACGCATCTTCTAATTCAACTTCCTTCATTTTCCTTGTATTTGGAATAAAATCAAAAATATACGGATCTTTGATTATTTCCTCGACCTGTTCATTAAATGGTCTGCTAACTGTGTTTTGAAATTTGTTGTTTTATCTACTAAAACTTGTCGCTCATATAGGTTACTTTCTAATTGATGTGCCAAAACAGTAGTTGACCATCCATTTTCAAGACACTGACTTGTAT
It contains:
- a CDS encoding PDDEXK nuclease domain-containing protein; this encodes MKEVELEDALVQQITKLLLEFGTGFAFMGRQYPIKVGNRDFYIDLLFYNVKLHCYFVVELKTVDFEPEFAGKLSFYLSVIDGELKAPTDNPTIGLLLCKGKDRMVAEYALQDVNKPMGVSEYKLSNQIAKELRDKIPSIEDIEKRLN
- a CDS encoding D-alanyl-D-alanine carboxypeptidase family protein, yielding MKNLYIKRSFALILIIVSLFSGLHINTVLAENNSSWPKCPSIKAKEGVVMDLATGTILFGKNENKKWYPASTTKIMTALLAIEHAKSLDEKVEFTKEAIAAANRGSSSIGMTPGEKLTLKECLYGLMLASANEVANALAIHTAGSIEAFADMMNEKAKELGCTHTHFCNPSGLYEKEHYTTPADLARIARAAIKNDAFREIASTRKYVLPKTNLMKEKRPLSNTHQLFNPMQHPEYAYEYCYAGKTGYTTEAKFNLVSYVKKGTMDIVCVVMNAESKEVEYTNTKKLADYTFKRFRMLQADKIPLKLNESGGQVYASVLENDPTAQFTVSGAATLAVPKKCDINGVTTQVKEDDISGISVGANCIGGIEYMYDGKCIGNAELIYTSAKAYSFNKPEAVDNSVQTGTDNKKSKVMAIAMIVCSFLIIMVLMWYLFIYRRPTRIARRKYKKHKTGINKRNRLKW
- a CDS encoding ABC transporter ATP-binding protein, whose product is MSDIMLEIQKLNKSYRRRKIIDNLNMTVYKGDIYGFLGANGEGKTTTIRMITSLIKADSGDIIINGKSIKNGKNEAIKNIGAMVEAPKFYENMSGYENLELMAKIMPGVSDLDIQNVLGLVGLKDRGRDKFKEYSMGMKQRLGIANALLGDPKLIILDEPSNGLDPYGMKEINNLVVSLAKRCDKTFIISSHLLHEMEGICNRIGILHSGKLCIEGEVRALINDNKVENLEELFFKKVGEKNDKFGG
- a CDS encoding aldehyde dehydrogenase family protein yields the protein MHQAGAKLQKCILYEGAREEIFEPVAVIIKFKDAEDVIKMANDSEYGLGGGIFTKDITKAIFPQF
- a CDS encoding 3'-5' exonuclease produces the protein MRYIVFDLEWNQGHPSKEGANRSLPFEVIEIGAVKLDENFNIIDSFHRVIKPVVYPVLFKYTREIISLTERELSMGTDFVTACKEFLRWCRKGDRNYFFATWGTLDLLEFQRNMAYYNIHNGFPRPLYYFNVQYLFNIFIGKYDESAISLENAIRHLRIREDKAFHSAISDAQYTAEILQIISGINVFLYPSVDTYKFPLNKKQEVDIVYPDHRLSVSMAYKSKEDLKREADREPYCCHICGNRLRQLVPWYSPNSKNYYYVGECKYHGYMKGKRLIKNPDDHHYFAVSTLRSLSKEQAVTMINNYKSRKNNP
- the trmB gene encoding tRNA (guanosine(46)-N7)-methyltransferase TrmB encodes the protein MRLRNVPGSREDIANSEFVIQNPEKHRGEIVSLFPSKQPLFIEIGMGKGQFITTLAKNNPDINYIGIEKYSSVLVRAIEKQTELELPNLKFIRMDAENINDVFAENEVDGIYLNFSDPWPKDRHAKRRLTSRQFFARYEKLLKPEGKIQFKTDNSALFDFSLEEVEATNFKATEVSYDLHNSEWNEGNVMTEYEERFSAKGNPIKRVVFVRR
- a CDS encoding response regulator transcription factor — its product is MNRILIVEDEPALANVVKDYLKNELFDVEICAEGDKVTEVFNKYRPSLLILDLMLPGMNGYEICKNVRMTSVIPILILSAKTDEFDKVMGLNLGADDYMTKPFRPKELVARVNALIRRSQVFNKDNLEVIDVGDIRIFIKEYKVEKNNVNMDLSKKEFELLLFLAKNPKQVFTREHLYEGVWGLDSFGDLDTVTVTINRLRQKIEENPATPKHILTVWGVGYKFEN
- a CDS encoding sensor histidine kinase, whose amino-acid sequence is MKTKSIKKNLTTFVLSILIITIAVLLLTGIPEKEPNSVILSLTGLAILIGLPIFIVLFIFLAYVDKVIIKPIHVLVESVKQVSEGNYDAYIEVDREDEIGALADNFNQMITSLKEYREKEIIEKEERDDLIASITHDLSTPLSVIQSHIDGISDGIANTKEKQSEYIEVINDKIRQLDERIKSLKNYSVYNKNNHDFKESIILKEAFDKIVYDLMNSIKPSTGIFNYNNSITKEIRLNLSYRELETIIENIFANAVKYNNKTILQIEINVTCSDDRVKIEFKDNGMGIGKEDISKIFIPLYKADKSRTSNKNSLGLGLSIVKNIIESVEGYIEVASNPGEFTLFTIDLPILK